From the Lates calcarifer isolate ASB-BC8 unplaced genomic scaffold, TLL_Latcal_v3 _unitig_5844_quiver_765, whole genome shotgun sequence genome, one window contains:
- the LOC108877154 gene encoding uncharacterized protein LOC108877154 has translation MASPVFAFYLTCLLLGKMAQMAHLKTSTSVHQERRFVSAHVGDKVDLECLSEDKLAPRVYWYKHSLGQKPRLISSSYKYDVNSTFYHEFNNNPRFTLDTKNSKTHLMITDLRISDSATYYCVKYSYVLEFSEIVTVSVKGSGLNIQALVHQSESVSVTLNCTVHTGTCDGEHSVYWFKSSEESHPGLIYTHGDRNDQCERKPNTQTHTCVYNLPMKNLNLSHAGTYYCAVASCGHILFGNGTKLDIEDKADLVYFWHGVSAFTTILSVLLAFSLCMVAKRSSCQSTESQPRCTAPYTTNTKGYQNAEQLYYATLSVKLSNRSRRQRDQTWSECVYYSVKQ, from the exons ATGGCTTCTCCAGTGTTTGCCTTTTATCTTACATGTCTGCTCTTGGGGAAAATGG CTCAGATGGCTCATCTGAAAACGTCCACATCTGTTCATCAAGAGAGACGTTTTGTATCAGCTCATGTTGGCGACAAGGTGGATTTAGAATGTTTGTCTGAAGACAAACTTGCGCCGAGGGTTTACTGGTATAAGCACAGTTTGGGACAGAAACCAAGGCTCATTTCTTCCTCCTATAAATATGATGTGAATAGCACTTTTTATCATGAATTCAACAACAATCCACGCTTCACACTGGATACTAAAAATAGTAAAACTCACTTGATGATCACAGATTTACGTATTTCAGACTCTGCCACTTACTACTGtgttaaatattcatatgtGCTAGAATTTTCAGAGATCGTTACTGTCAGTGTAAAGGGTTCAGGTTTGAACATCCAGGCTTTGGTCCATCAGTCAGAATctgtctctgtgactctcaactgtacagtacacactgggacctgtgatggagaacacagtgtttactggttcAAAAGCTCTGAAGAATCTCATCCAGGACTCATTTACACCCATGGAGACAGGaatgatcagtgtgagaggaaacccaacacacaaacacacacctgtgtctacAACTTGCCAATGAAGAACCTGAATCTTTCTCATGCTGGGAcctactactgtgctgttgcCTCATGTGGACACATACTGTTTGGAAATGGGACCAAGCTGGACATTGAGG ATAAAGCTGACTTGGTGTATTTCTGGCATGGAGTTTCAGCATTCACCACCATCCTCAGTGTTTTACTGGCTTTCTCACTGTGCATGGTGGCTAAGAGAAGCAGCTGCCAATCTACAG AGTCACAACCGAGATGTACTGCTCCctacaccacaaacacaaag GGTTACCAGAATGCAGAACAGCTCTATTACGCTACGTTAAGTGTTAAGCTGAGCAACAGATCAAGACGACAGAGGGATCAAACCTggagtgaatgtgtgtactaCAGCGTAAAGCAGTAA
- the LOC108877138 gene encoding uncharacterized protein LOC108877138: MASPVFAFYLTCLLLGKMAQMAHLKTSTSVHQERRFVSAHVGDKVDLECLSEDKLAPRVYWYKHSLGQKPRLISSSYKYDANSTFYHEFNNNPRFTLDTKNSKTHLMITDLRISDSATYYCVKYSYVLEFSEIVTVSVKGSGLNIQALVHQSESETIQPGGSVTLNCIVHTGTCDGEHSVYWFKSSEESHPGLIYTHGDRNDQCERKPNTQTHTCVYNLPMKNLSLSHAGTYYCAVASCGHILFGNGTKLDIEDEADSPVLLYFLSGALTFTTILSVLLAFLLCKINKRNSCQSQESQARFSAHSTTNVELCQDEDNLHYAALSVNLPNRSRRQRDNTENDCVYSSVKQ, encoded by the exons ATGGCTTCTCCAGTGTTTGCCTTTTATCTTACATGTCTGCTCTTGGGGAAAATGG CTCAGATGGCTCATCTGAAAACGTCCACATCTGTTCATCAAGAGAGACGTTTTGTATCAGCTCATGTTGGCGACAAGGTGGATTTAGAATGTTTGTCTGAAGACAAACTTGCGCCGAGGGTTTACTGGTATAAGCACAGTTTGGGACAGAAACCAAGGCTCATTTCTTCCTCCTATAAATATGATGCGAATAGCACTTTTTATCATGAATTCAACAACAATCCACGCTTCACACTGGATACTAAAAATAGTAAAACTCACTTGATGATCACAGATTTACGTATTTCAGACTCTGCCACTTACTACTGtgttaaatattcatatgtGCTAGAATTTTCAGAGATCGTTACTGTCAGTGTAAAGGGTTCAGGTTTGAACATCCAGGCTTTGGTCCATCAGTCAGAATCTGAGACCATCCAGCCAGGAGGCTCTGTGACTCTCAACTGTATAGTACACACTGGGACCTGTgatggagaacacagtgtttactggttcAAAAGCTCTGAAGAATCTCATCCAGGACTCATTTACACCCATGGAGACAGGaatgatcagtgtgagaggaaacccaacacacaaacacacacctgtgtctacAACTTGCCAATGAAGAATCTGAGTCTTTCTCATGCTGGGAcctactactgtgctgttgcCTCATGTGGACACATACTGTTTGGAAATGGGACCAAACTGGACATTGAGG ATGAGGCGGACTCTCCTGTCTTGCTGTATTTCTTGAGTGGAGCTTTGACATTCACCACCATCTTGAGTGTTTTACTGGCTTTCTTACTGTGCAAGattaacaaaagaaacagctgCCAATCTCAAG AGTCCCAAGCAAGATTTTCTGCTCATTCCACAACAAATGTAGAG CTTTGCCAAGATGAAGACAACCTCCATTATGCTGCTTTAAGTGTTAACCTGCCCAACAGATCAAGAAGACAGAGGGACAACACTGAGAATGATTGTGTGTATTCAAGTGTGAAGCAGTAG
- the LOC108877148 gene encoding uncharacterized protein LOC108877148: MTAPKFVVFLTCLFLWKTAQTTAVKFSSSVHQQSDFLSVEAGGSVTLHCFYKDDGTAWLYWYKQTLGQKPRLVSTFFVYDERGTFYHEFKNNPRFTLETKNGRNHLTISNLRTSDSATYYCARDYSLILEFFEGTTVSVKGSGLNIQALVHQSESETIQPGGSVTLNCIVHTGTCDGEHSVYWFKSSEESHPGLIYTHGDRNDQCERKPNTQTHTCVYNLPMKNLNLSHAGTYYCAVASCGHILFGNGTRLDSEGFTDEVDSLVLVYFLSGALTFSTILVVLLAFSVYKMNKRNSHHSPDSQERFTAPSSTNVERSPNADNLHYAALNVNLPNRPRRQQDNIKSECVYSSVRQ, translated from the exons ATGACAGCTCCAAAGTTTGTTGTCTTTCTGACGTGTTTGTTCTTGTGGAAAACAG CTCAGACAACAGCTGTGAAATTTTCCTCATCTGTGCATCAGCAGAGTGATTTTTTATCAGTTGAAGCTGGAGGCAGTGTGACTTTACACTGTTTTTATAAAGACGATGGTACAGCTTGGCTTTACTGGTACAAGCAAACTCTTGGACAGAAACCAAGGCTCGTCTCCACCTTCTTCGTGTATGATGAGAGAGGCACATTTTATCATGAATTCAAGAACAATCCACGCTTCACACTGGAAACTAAAAATGGGAGAAATCACTTGACAATTTCTAATTTACGTACTTCAGACTCAGCTACTTACTACTGTGCAAGAGATTATTCACTTATTTTGGAATTTTTTGAGGGAACTACTGTCAGTGTAAAGGGTTCAGGTTTGAACATCCAGGCTTTGGTCCATCAGTCAGAATCTGAGACCATCCAGCCAGGAGGCTCTGTGACTCTCAACTGTATAGTACACACTGGGACCTGTgatggagaacacagtgtttactggttcAAAAGCTCTGAAGAATCTCATCCAGGACTCATTTACACCCATGGAGACAGGaatgatcagtgtgagaggaaacccaacacacaaacacacacctgtgtctacAACTTGCCAATGAAGAATCTGAATCTTTCTCATGCTGGGAcctactactgtgctgttgcCTCATGTGGACACATACTGTTTGGAAACGGGACCAGGCTGGACTCTGAGG GATTTACAGATGAAGTGGACTCTCTTGTCTTGGTGTATTTCTTGAGTGGAGCTCTGACATTCAGCACCATCCTGGTTGTTTTACTGGCTTTCTCAGTGTACAAGATGAACAAAAGAAACAGCCACCACTCTCCAG ACTCTCAAGAAAGATTTACTGCTCCCTCCTCAACAAATGTCGAA CGTTCTCCAAACGCGGACAACCTCCATTATGCTGCTTTAAATGTCAACCTGCCCAACAGACCAAGAAGACAGCAGGACAACATcaagagtgaatgtgtgtactcCAGTGTTAGGCAGTAG
- the LOC108877153 gene encoding uncharacterized protein LOC108877153, whose amino-acid sequence MTSPLFVLSLTCLLWGKIAQTSVPQESGFVSTKSGDNLTLKCFYEGDVAARYYWYKQGLGQKPRLISTFYLYETNGTFYNEFRNNPRFTLDTKNGKNHLQITDLRISDSATYYCISCFLYTLEISETVIVSVKDSGMHSQAWVHQSESETIQPGGSVTLNCTVHTGTCDGEHSVYWFKSSEESHPGLIYTHGDRNDQCERKPNTQTHTCVYNLPMKSLNLSHAGTYYCAAASCGHILFGNGTKLDIEDKADLVYFWHGVSAFTTILSVLLAFSLCMVAKRSSCQSTESQPRCTAPYTTNTKGYQNAEQLYYATLSVKLSNRSRRQRDQTWSECVYYSVKQ is encoded by the exons ATGACATCTCCAttgtttgtcctctctctgacatgtttgttgtgGGGAAAAATAG CTCAGACATCTGTGCCTCAGGAGAGTGGCTTTGTGTCAACTAAAAGTGGGGACAACTTGACTTTGAAATGTTTCTATGAAGGTGATGTTGCTGCAAGGTATTACTGGTATAAACAAGGTCTGGGACAAAAACCAAGGCTCATCTCTACCTTCTACTTGTACGAAACTAATGGAACTTTTTATAATGAATTCAGGAACAATCCACGCTTCACACTGGACActaaaaatggtaaaaatcaTTTGCAGATCACAGATTTACGTATTTCAGATTCAGCTACTTACTACTGCATAAGTTGCTTTTTATACACGTTAGAAATTTCAGAGACTGTTATTGTCAGTGTAAAGGATTCAGGTATGCACAGCCAAGCTTGGGTCCATCAGTCAGAATCTGAGACCATCCAGCCAGGAGGCTCTGTGACTCtcaactgtacagtacacactgggacctgtgatggagaacacagtgtttactggttcAAAAGCTCTGAAGAATCTCATCCAGGACTCATTTACACCCATGGAGACAGGaatgatcagtgtgagaggaaacccaacacacaaacacacacctgtgtctacAACTTGCCAATGAAGAGCCTGAATCTTTCTCATGCTGGGACCTACTACTGTGCTGCTGCCTCATGTGGACACATACTGTTTGGAAATGGAACCAAGCTGGACATTGAGG ATAAAGCTGACTTGGTGTATTTCTGGCATGGAGTTTCAGCATTCACCACCATCCTCAGTGTTTTACTGGCTTTCTCACTGTGCATGGTGGCTAAGAGAAGCAGCTGCCAATCTACAG AGTCACAACCAAGATGTACTGCTCCctacaccacaaacacaaag GGTTACCAGAATGCAGAACAGCTCTATTACGCTACGTTAAGTGTTAAGCTGAGCAACAGATCAAGACGACAGAGGGATCAAACCTggagtgaatgtgtgtactaCAGCGTAAAGCAGTAA